A region of the Kribbella sp. NBC_01245 genome:
TCGCCACTGGCGCGAGGCCGCCGCCGACACTCGCGAGCACGTACCCCGCGAATGCCGCGGGCGCCGCTCGCCAGGCCAGTGCGAGCGAGGCGGCCGCCCCCGAGCGCATGCTCATGCCGTCAGTTGGCCGGCCTGGAACCCGCTCGACACCACCCGCAGGTTGTCATCGAGTACGGCGATCGTCGGCAGGCCGCGGACTCCGACCGCGCGAGTGATGGCTCCGTCCTCCTCCTCGATCACCACCTGGGCGACCTTCGACAACCGCTCCACCAGTTCGGCCAGGGCAGGCTCGTCGCCGTGCGCGATCGCGAGGACGCGCTCCCGGCCGAGCGGTTCGGCGTACGTCAGGAAACCGGGCAGACTCTCCGCGCACGTGTCGCACCGGGTCGAGAAGAACCCGAGC
Encoded here:
- a CDS encoding TlpA family protein disulfide reductase encodes the protein MVILTIAVVLVGAVVLLDLVVTLGLVKRLRSHAELLNKLAKGQPMDAGALPVGTPIAPFTATTTDGLEVSPSGGTVLGFFSTRCDTCAESLPGFLTYAEPLGRERVLAIAHGDEPALAELVERLSKVAQVVIEEEDGAITRAVGVRGLPTIAVLDDNLRVVSSGFQAGQLTA